The Syngnathoides biaculeatus isolate LvHL_M chromosome 16, ASM1980259v1, whole genome shotgun sequence DNA segment CGCGCTACATTTGAACGGAATTGGTGTACATTACTGTACTTTTCTCCATGAAGAAACGTCGTTTGTGTTCCTGTGAAGACGATGCCATGATTGTCCACGGGTGACACAACGCCCCCCTGTGGTGAAGTTAATTGATCGACGATGCGACGTTGGATTGAGTTGGTCTGCTGATGCTGAGCCCAGAGTCCAGACAACGATCACAACAGTCGTCCCAAGATGGCAGCGTCGCCGTCCTCTTTGCGCGTCTACAGAGGAATACTCAAAGAACTGCGGGCCATGCAGGGGCAACATTACAAGCAGTCACTAGCCTACAACTACGTTACCGATCAGTTTCGAAAAAATATGGCAAGTTTATTCTTTCCTGCGCCTTTACTTCCGCCAGGTCATTTATCTTAAACTATGTCCAAATAGTGGGGTTTCCCCTGTAAATGTGTATATTTGTTATATGGGGCTAAATATTTTCAGACTCAATGATCTTTACAACATAATGTATGTGAATGCCCACCAACGGATGTTTTGTTCTGCGGGAAGAGTGACCCAAGGTTATGCTAACAGCTAACTAGCACTGTGCTGCAGGATTGTAACCCAGCGTGGGACTGCACACTAGTAGACACTTCGTAAGGTCCACGTGCATATTGCACTGACATGCCATCCCGTTTTAGAACTATAGCTAAAGTGCAGTATTACTAAGCATAATCATGGTTACTTGGGGCTTGGTGACATCCCAAAGAGGCATTCATTTGACAATATGTGTTGTTTACAGTTTATCATATTGATTCTCTTAGACATTCATCCACCAGttttctgagctggttatcctcacaagcgtcgcgggagtgctggagcctctcctgGCTATCTTcgggagtacaccctgaactggtttccagccaatcacagtgcttCATATGCAATACagtgaaatgaatgaatcataTTGCTACATCATATCGATATGATCggatgtgagggaggacatgaggacagtgggtgttagagaggaggatgcacgagataggcttagatgaaaaaagatgactcgctgtggtgacacctaatgggacaagccaaaaaaaaaagaaaggaggaaTGGATCATATAGCTAATTCTCAGCATGATTCATAATTAACATGAGAAGCCGCAGCAAATGTAGGAATATGCATATTGGTGGTTCTCAACCTTTACTGAGGCAAggaatgtatttaaaaaagaaaaaaaacacatggcacaccaccaaataaaaatgtcacacaatTGTGATCTTGTCAAAATTTGCTTTCAAATGTACCCATTGCTAAATTTACATTTGtagttgaacacaaagcggCCAGTCTTTTCCACAACTTAATTGTAGCTTGTTACATCGAGTGGAAGAGTTTTGAGTTTAATTTCAGTGTTGTCTGTCACTGTCGCTGCCATAGaaattagtagtagtagtagtagtagtagtaaaataaaattctgaccaattatttgaattcaaataatttctTGCGGCATGCCAACTGTGGTTAGcattcaatcactttttttttttaaagaaatgttttccCCCCCTCTGGAATACACATTATAGATTAAGCAACCATATTTCAGATTTTGATCCTCATACATGTTTGTTATGAGTATTTTGTGAATGGCATTTTAATCttgttactttttctttttttgtttcccctctCTGGGTTTACTAAAACTGCACAGCATGAAGGCACAGTGAGgtctgcgtcacagttctgaggttttggGTTAGAATCTTCAATAAACATGTTCTGGCTGTgcttccgtgggttttctctgcgcTTGCTACTCCAGCTCCAGGGGTGTAAATGGCATATTGTTCATTAagttgtgccttgcgattgaccCGAGACTCAATCAGGGGTGTATATCACCTCATTCCTAGCCAAccgggattggcttcagctcgcccgcaaccctaatgaggacgactgcaatagaaaattgatggatgagtTACCCAAACGGAGAGACTCTGCCTATTGAAATGAAGCATTTGGATTGTTAAAGCATATAGGGTTAAAGCTTTGATTATTAATGCTTGAGAGAACAAGGCTCCCCCCTCCTGGCTTAATGCATGCGTAGCGATGCAAAACAGCCAGCGGCGAGACTGGCGTCTGTCAGTGTTTATTTGTCGGAACTCCAAAAATGACCCGGGGACATCATGTCCTATGTCATTTGTGATTGTCAATTGTCAGTGTCGTATGTGAAAATATAGGGACTCGACCGAATGCTTCATGTCAGCATCACTTGCTTCGGCAGATAAATGAGAATAATGTTGACTCAGAAAACCCGCTGATGAATGCACACGGCTCAATGACGTCAGTTCGCCACATCCTGGCTTTACCTTTTCGTGTCAGTTGTTATTAATGAACGCTATAAGGTTTAATGATTTGTCCTCTCCCGCAGGTAACAGGGGAGAGATATTGCCGTGCCCAGCGAGAGGCGCTCCATGCATCACAATCATACCTGTGCCTGCTGGCATCCTCAAGGAACCACCAAGCCTTGCACGACCTTTACCACGGGAAGGGAGAACGCGGCCCAGAAGAGGTGGCGGGACTGGTGGGGGTGAGGTTGCCCACTCAGCCTGGAGGTAAAGGCTGGGAGAAATGAAACTGCCCTGAGGCGTGATGCTGGAAGGACTCATGCCACACAAACAGCGACCTTTAGAGGGATACGTGTTAAGTCTGAATGAATCAACGCTGTGTGGACTCTACCTGTGTTCCGGGGTGGTAATACGTGTGGTAAAATACATTCTGGATAGATGCACCCCACAGTTTTCTGATCatacagatcttttttttttaatattcaaaagCAGGATAGACATTCATAAGAACTGTTCCGTTCCGATTCATGTCTCTGTTAAAGTATTAATCCCTTAATTTAGTTCACTTTCTTTTGAAATCAGGCTAAATGAAAACTCGTATGGCAACTCATCCTACCTAAGGGAAGAGCATTATCTGCTCAGCTGACGGTGTTTGATTCATCATAGAcacaaaatgtatataaaacaatgattttttttttttttgtccaatatcAATCCTGAGTAATAACACAGAAGTCAAAATCATCAAATCAGCTTGTGCTTCCTTGTGAAATTAAACTGGCATAATAAAGGCAGCAAAAAGATGCGCACTGAATGTCTGAAATCCACTgcttcaaaatgaaatgtttgagAGTCCAAGTTATCCATACTTGACAGAGAAAAAGTCGCACCAGCCAAGATGTCCCTCCCAGCCAATGTAGGCCAAGACTTGTCCATTCATTGCTTTCTCATTTTGCCCACAGTTACATCAGTCACTGTTTTCCATTGCGCTGTTTTTCCATTAATCTCTCCTCCCGTCCCCCCTCCTCCCGTGTCCCACTAATGAGTAACATCGCTTTCAGAGCAAATTTAAACAGAATGACCCCAAAGCCAAGCAACTCACAGTGACACCAGGGGTAAGGCCAGCACCCATGTGTGTCGTCCGCATTCTACACACTCCAAACATTCCGATGCATTCTGACAAACCAAAGGCTTGTGTCACAATTCATAATGCGCAAATAAGTGGAGAGTAGAATACGCACTGTTTTTTGCCTACTGGAGCACAGTCAGAGCAAACTGAACAGGACCTGTCGCCAAAGATTTCAGATAAGAAACAAGAAAGAATGAAATATATTCAACTTACCATGTTaccatgtatttatttctaaCAGTCAATAATGCAACTATTAACAGAAGAGTTATTGAATAAcaaatgtcaggtttttgtgatgtaaaaacaaaatagacCAAGATaactcattgcaaaaaaaatgttattagtTAACCTATAATTTAtggaaatcatccatccattttctgagttgcttatgctcacgagggtcacaggagttaGAGTTTATCTTCACTAAAtttgaagttctacttttttatgCCATCTCACTTTGACAAATTTTCTGTCCTTGGTAGCTACAGGGATGGAAAAATGTCCCATCTCCATATGGGTGTCAGTTGAGAACATCCAAGCCCCCTTTGCGTATATTTTAGAGTAGGGTGCTGATTGATGAtctcaaggattttttttaagcggTATCAAACACCTTGCTATTGGTAAAACacaaaaccttggtgtttttCTCGctgtaaaaaatgtttcaca contains these protein-coding regions:
- the fmc1 gene encoding protein FMC1 homolog, yielding MAASPSSLRVYRGILKELRAMQGQHYKQSLAYNYVTDQFRKNMVTGERYCRAQREALHASQSYLCLLASSRNHQALHDLYHGKGERGPEEVAGLVGVRLPTQPGGKGWEK